In a single window of the Limnohabitans sp. 2KL-27 genome:
- a CDS encoding 3'-5' exonuclease, which yields MSPQHATPDKDAIALLPPFERLGLDRITLVSSGAQAQQALGHLLQASAWGFDTESKPTFRVGEASDGPHILQLATSERAWVFQLNDTACRRVAAELLAQPGIVKAGFGLGDDRRRIIHKLGIEPQGILELNTVFHQRGYRKDMGVKGAVAVLFNQRFMKSKKAATSNWANAQLTESQVVYAANDAYAAMRVWQALAL from the coding sequence ATGAGCCCGCAACACGCCACCCCCGACAAAGATGCCATCGCCCTCCTCCCGCCTTTTGAGCGGCTGGGGCTGGACCGGATCACGCTGGTCAGCAGCGGCGCGCAAGCGCAACAGGCCCTTGGGCACTTGCTACAGGCCAGCGCTTGGGGCTTCGACACAGAGTCCAAACCCACCTTCAGAGTGGGCGAAGCCTCAGACGGACCCCACATTCTTCAACTCGCTACATCCGAGCGGGCTTGGGTTTTTCAGCTGAACGACACGGCATGTCGCCGCGTGGCGGCCGAACTGCTGGCGCAACCAGGCATCGTCAAGGCTGGCTTTGGTTTGGGTGATGACCGCAGGCGCATCATCCATAAGCTGGGCATCGAGCCACAAGGCATCCTCGAGCTCAACACAGTGTTCCATCAGCGCGGTTACCGCAAAGACATGGGCGTCAAAGGCGCCGTGGCGGTCTTGTTTAACCAACGCTTCATGAAATCCAAAAAGGCCGCCACCAGCAACTGGGCCAATGCACAGCTGACCGAGTCGCAGGTGGTTTATGCGGCCAACGATGCTTATGCCGCCATGCGGGTCTGGCAGGCGCTGGCGCTTTGA
- a CDS encoding DNA glycosylase AlkZ-like family protein: MSARTVNLDQLRRHAVARSLFAPTSLPKALQRLGFVQADPLRAPARAQDFTLRHRVAGYRAGDLEARYASLDVEEDFFVNYGFVRPDVHHLMHPRTPRIAWSASRMKQVAEVLAFVRERGVVRPAEVDAHFDHGTVTHWFGGNSRASTQLLDGMHHRGLLRVVKREAGQRLYTVRESQPRLLSDEAAVDALVDVIVSKYAPLPAASLGQLVGLLLAGGVPQWRGQRQAVLRRAHARLPSAVVDGVTWFWPEGENPASHRHAVDDQVRLLAPFDPVVWDRRRFELLWGWPYRFEAYTPAAKRVRGHYALPLLWRDQVIGWANLSVKDGLLSPDVGYVTSAPKDTSFSAALDEELQRMTVFLGLPT, from the coding sequence ATGTCTGCACGCACTGTCAACCTCGATCAGCTGCGCCGCCATGCCGTGGCGCGCAGTCTTTTTGCACCCACGAGTTTGCCCAAGGCTTTGCAGCGGCTGGGCTTTGTGCAGGCCGATCCCTTGCGTGCGCCCGCGCGTGCGCAAGATTTTACGCTTCGTCACCGTGTCGCTGGGTATCGGGCGGGCGATCTGGAAGCGCGCTACGCAAGCTTGGACGTGGAGGAGGACTTTTTCGTCAACTATGGTTTTGTGAGGCCAGACGTGCACCACCTGATGCACCCACGCACGCCGCGCATCGCATGGTCTGCCAGCCGGATGAAGCAGGTTGCCGAGGTGCTGGCGTTTGTGCGCGAGCGTGGCGTGGTGCGACCCGCCGAGGTGGATGCGCATTTTGATCACGGTACCGTGACCCATTGGTTTGGAGGCAACAGCCGTGCCAGCACGCAGTTGCTGGATGGCATGCATCACCGGGGCCTGTTGCGGGTGGTCAAGCGCGAAGCGGGGCAGCGTCTTTATACGGTGCGCGAATCGCAACCCCGCTTGTTGAGTGACGAGGCGGCAGTGGACGCGCTGGTGGATGTGATCGTGTCCAAATACGCGCCTCTGCCTGCTGCCAGTTTGGGGCAATTGGTGGGCTTGTTGTTGGCCGGCGGCGTGCCACAGTGGCGCGGCCAACGTCAAGCGGTTTTGCGGCGGGCGCACGCCAGGCTACCCAGCGCTGTGGTGGACGGTGTGACTTGGTTTTGGCCAGAGGGAGAAAACCCCGCGTCGCACCGCCACGCGGTGGACGATCAAGTGCGCTTGCTGGCCCCATTTGACCCCGTGGTTTGGGACCGTCGGCGCTTTGAACTGTTGTGGGGCTGGCCCTATCGTTTTGAGGCCTACACGCCAGCCGCCAAACGTGTGCGCGGTCACTATGCCTTGCCCCTGCTGTGGCGCGATCAGGTGATCGGCTGGGCCAATCTGAGCGTGAAAGACGGTTTGTTATCACCCGATGTGGGATATGTGACTTCAGCGCCCAAAGACACCAGCTTTTCAGCCGCCTTGGACGAAGAGTTGCAGCGCATGACGGTGTTTTTGGGGTTGCCGACCTGA
- a CDS encoding LysR family transcriptional regulator — translation MSSIRILKTFLAVVRHGSLAAAGKEVGLTAAAVGLQIRSLEADLRLTVFDRNGRSIVLNTAGRGLVAPVQDLVDRFEALAAVENGQELVGTVVVGALVSALMGAFSDGLWALKRRHPKLDVTLLAGLSSDFALRVERGELDAAVVTQPPHALPSSLLWTPLYSEPLVLIVPRKPHFELASTPLDILSQAPFMRFDRQTWTGHLVNEALGQCNAQVKESIELNSVEAIVALVRQGFGVSIVPRLANVTWSRDRLLQVLPLPSVNVQRHVGLLERRQHSRERFTSEIKAYFSLAANRQSFSTGET, via the coding sequence ATGTCCTCCATCCGTATTCTCAAAACTTTTCTGGCCGTGGTGAGACACGGCAGCTTGGCCGCCGCTGGGAAAGAGGTGGGCTTGACAGCTGCCGCCGTTGGTTTGCAAATCCGGTCATTAGAGGCCGATTTACGGCTGACGGTGTTTGACCGCAATGGCCGCTCCATCGTGCTCAACACGGCTGGGCGTGGCTTGGTGGCCCCCGTGCAAGACTTGGTTGACCGTTTTGAAGCGCTCGCGGCGGTCGAAAACGGCCAGGAGTTGGTCGGCACGGTGGTGGTTGGCGCACTGGTCTCCGCTTTGATGGGTGCTTTTTCCGATGGCTTGTGGGCGCTCAAACGTCGCCACCCAAAGCTCGATGTCACGCTGTTGGCCGGTTTATCGTCAGACTTTGCGCTCAGGGTCGAGCGCGGTGAGTTGGATGCCGCCGTGGTCACGCAGCCCCCTCATGCCCTCCCGTCCAGCTTGCTTTGGACGCCCTTGTATTCAGAGCCGCTGGTGCTCATCGTTCCCCGCAAGCCGCACTTTGAGCTGGCCTCCACACCCTTGGACATCTTGTCTCAAGCGCCTTTTATGCGGTTTGACCGCCAAACCTGGACAGGTCATTTGGTCAATGAAGCTTTGGGCCAATGCAACGCGCAGGTCAAAGAGAGCATCGAGTTGAATTCGGTGGAGGCCATCGTGGCGCTGGTGCGTCAAGGTTTTGGCGTCTCCATCGTGCCCCGCTTGGCCAATGTGACTTGGTCGCGCGACCGACTGCTTCAGGTGCTGCCATTGCCCAGTGTGAATGTGCAGCGGCATGTCGGCCTGCTGGAGCGCCGCCAACACAGCCGCGAACGGTTCACTTCCGAGATCAAGGCCTACTTCTCATTGGCAGCCAACCGACAGAGTTTCAGCACCGGAGAAACTTGA
- a CDS encoding succinate dehydrogenase/fumarate reductase iron-sulfur subunit — protein MTATLSVKVWRGKAEGGFSHYEVPRLASQTVLDVVTHIQRQLEPTLSYRFACRVGMCGSCAMTVNGKACWTCRTHVSKVVDAQGSLEIAPLANLPVIKDLATDMSEFFDKWTRAGGAFKGAATRHDPFAKVAPASNERKAANAGIECIGCGVCYASCDVVSWRPDYLGPAAMNRSWTLVNDVRDVAQTERLRAVAGDAGCHACHTLGSCTERCPKHLSPTVSIAGLKRTVARAAVRKQL, from the coding sequence ATGACAGCAACCCTGTCGGTCAAGGTATGGCGAGGCAAAGCCGAAGGCGGTTTCAGCCACTATGAGGTGCCGCGTCTGGCCAGTCAGACCGTGCTGGATGTCGTGACCCACATCCAGCGCCAACTGGAACCCACGCTGAGCTACCGCTTTGCGTGCCGTGTGGGCATGTGCGGCTCGTGTGCCATGACGGTCAATGGCAAGGCATGCTGGACTTGCCGCACCCATGTCAGCAAAGTGGTGGACGCACAGGGCAGCTTGGAAATAGCCCCTCTGGCCAACTTGCCGGTGATCAAAGACTTGGCCACCGACATGAGCGAATTTTTTGACAAATGGACACGCGCCGGAGGGGCCTTCAAAGGCGCGGCCACCCGGCACGATCCATTTGCCAAGGTGGCACCCGCTTCCAATGAGCGAAAGGCCGCCAATGCCGGCATTGAGTGCATTGGCTGCGGCGTGTGTTACGCCTCCTGTGATGTGGTGAGCTGGCGTCCCGATTACTTGGGCCCCGCGGCAATGAACCGGTCTTGGACGCTCGTCAACGACGTGCGCGATGTGGCGCAAACCGAACGCCTGCGCGCGGTGGCCGGTGATGCGGGCTGTCACGCCTGTCACACGCTGGGCTCATGTACCGAGCGTTGCCCCAAACATTTGTCGCCCACGGTGTCCATAGCCGGGCTCAAACGCACCGTGGCACGTGCTGCAGTGCGCAAACAACTGTGA
- a CDS encoding succinate dehydrogenase, with amino-acid sequence MVLALCVIVHLGVIMYAVRGGLSAAEILGRTQGNWGLGAFYALFVLACAVHVPVGMANIAREWWGWGEAVALWLSRLFALLLLVTGLRAVWGVVT; translated from the coding sequence ATGGTGCTGGCTTTGTGCGTCATCGTGCACCTGGGGGTCATCATGTACGCGGTGCGTGGCGGGCTCAGCGCCGCCGAGATTTTGGGTCGCACCCAGGGCAATTGGGGTCTGGGTGCTTTTTATGCCCTGTTTGTGCTGGCCTGCGCGGTCCATGTGCCCGTGGGGATGGCCAATATAGCCCGCGAATGGTGGGGTTGGGGTGAGGCGGTGGCGCTGTGGTTGTCCCGCCTGTTTGCGCTGCTGCTCTTGGTCACGGGTCTTCGTGCGGTTTGGGGAGTTGTGACGTGA
- the sdhC gene encoding succinate dehydrogenase, cytochrome b556 subunit → MTAKRSNDQRARAHPAYWAFLLHRLSGLGLALFLPLHFWALGQAIHGAAALDGFLRLADQPLFKLAEWGLVVLLSLHLMGGVRLLLIEFGQASGLRKNWISVAVGFAAAAGLVFALSLWA, encoded by the coding sequence GTGACTGCGAAACGATCCAATGACCAGCGGGCGCGGGCCCACCCGGCTTACTGGGCTTTTTTGCTGCATCGCTTGTCGGGGCTCGGTTTGGCGTTGTTTTTGCCTCTGCACTTTTGGGCTTTGGGTCAAGCGATCCACGGTGCTGCAGCGCTCGATGGCTTTTTGCGACTGGCTGACCAGCCCCTCTTCAAGTTGGCCGAATGGGGCCTGGTGGTGTTGCTCTCACTGCACTTGATGGGCGGTGTACGCTTGCTGCTGATCGAATTTGGGCAAGCTTCGGGCCTGCGCAAGAACTGGATTTCCGTGGCTGTGGGTTTTGCGGCCGCGGCGGGTCTGGTCTTTGCATTGTCCCTTTGGGCTTGA
- a CDS encoding tripartite tricarboxylate transporter substrate binding protein — translation MNRNRRAGLKGIWAMTAMAMAAWVAMPAAAQQPWPSKPVRIVVPFAPGGSTDVVARMVGQKLSAIWGVPVIIENRAGGGGNVGADLVAKSPADGYTLLMASGSITINPHIYKKMPFDTVKDLTPITNVASGPMLVVVNESAPQKTLKELIDFAKANPGKVNFGSAGVGSQVHLAAENFADAAGIDIAHVAYRGEAPAYNDLMGKQIQMMVGNFAAASALLGNGRLRALAVTGKERSSQLPEIPTVAESGLPGFENTGWFGLLAPAGTPASVINKVQADTVKTLSQTDTKARLFVQGMSPVGNSSADFAKAMVAESQRWATVVNNRKLAGTN, via the coding sequence ATGAACAGAAATCGACGTGCTGGCCTGAAAGGCATTTGGGCCATGACCGCAATGGCCATGGCTGCTTGGGTGGCGATGCCCGCAGCCGCACAACAGCCCTGGCCCAGCAAGCCGGTGCGCATCGTTGTGCCTTTTGCCCCAGGTGGTTCCACCGATGTGGTGGCCCGCATGGTCGGCCAAAAACTCTCAGCCATTTGGGGTGTGCCCGTGATCATTGAAAACCGCGCCGGTGGCGGTGGCAACGTGGGGGCTGATTTGGTGGCCAAGTCGCCCGCCGACGGCTACACGCTGCTGATGGCGTCGGGCAGCATCACCATCAACCCGCACATTTACAAAAAAATGCCCTTCGACACGGTGAAAGACCTGACGCCGATCACCAACGTGGCCAGTGGCCCCATGCTGGTCGTGGTGAACGAGTCCGCGCCCCAGAAAACCCTCAAAGAGTTGATCGACTTTGCCAAAGCCAATCCCGGCAAGGTCAACTTCGGATCTGCAGGCGTGGGCAGTCAGGTGCACTTGGCCGCTGAAAACTTTGCCGATGCAGCTGGCATTGACATTGCACACGTGGCCTACCGCGGAGAAGCGCCTGCCTACAACGATCTGATGGGCAAGCAAATTCAGATGATGGTGGGTAATTTTGCCGCCGCCTCTGCACTGCTCGGCAATGGACGTCTGCGCGCTCTGGCCGTCACCGGCAAAGAGCGGTCTTCTCAGTTGCCAGAGATTCCGACAGTGGCTGAATCCGGCCTGCCCGGCTTTGAAAACACGGGCTGGTTTGGCCTGTTGGCCCCCGCCGGTACGCCCGCAAGTGTGATCAACAAGGTGCAAGCCGATACGGTCAAAACCCTCTCCCAAACCGACACCAAGGCCAGACTCTTTGTGCAAGGCATGTCGCCGGTGGGCAACAGTTCGGCCGACTTTGCCAAGGCCATGGTGGCCGAATCACAGCGTTGGGCCACGGTGGTGAACAACCGCAAGCTGGCTGGCACGAACTGA
- a CDS encoding fumarate hydratase — translation MKIDLQAVEDASKALYIQALKVLPPDIKTGFGRLQASETGDTARQVLATMVTNISVAESTDNLLCQDTGIPIYNVVIGRDVVVDGHALMQAVRRGCERATREYPLRSSVVHPLTRKNEHSSCGIEVPVIHVKFSDEPELLEIEMIPKGSGSENNSFLKMAIPAEGIDAIKTFVIDCVLASGGKTCPPTIVGVGLGGTSDLAVALAKRASTRELGSRCADPAGAELEQQLSMAVNQLGVGPQGLGGDSTAFAVHIELAATHITMNPIAVNMQCHSARRARASFTPAGVRYGF, via the coding sequence ATGAAAATTGACCTGCAAGCCGTTGAGGACGCCTCCAAAGCCCTGTACATCCAGGCACTCAAGGTTTTGCCGCCCGATATCAAAACTGGATTTGGCCGATTGCAGGCCAGCGAAACCGGAGACACCGCACGCCAAGTGCTGGCCACCATGGTGACCAACATCTCGGTGGCAGAGTCCACCGACAACCTCTTGTGCCAAGACACGGGCATCCCGATTTACAACGTGGTGATCGGGCGTGATGTGGTGGTGGACGGTCACGCACTGATGCAGGCGGTGCGGCGCGGCTGCGAACGTGCGACCCGAGAATACCCCTTGCGCAGCTCGGTGGTGCATCCGCTGACGCGCAAAAATGAACACAGCTCGTGCGGCATTGAGGTGCCGGTGATCCATGTGAAGTTCAGCGACGAACCCGAATTGCTCGAAATTGAAATGATCCCCAAGGGCAGCGGTTCTGAGAACAACTCTTTCCTCAAAATGGCCATCCCTGCCGAGGGTATTGACGCGATCAAGACCTTTGTCATTGACTGCGTTTTGGCTTCTGGCGGCAAAACCTGCCCGCCCACCATCGTCGGCGTTGGCCTAGGTGGCACTTCCGACTTGGCGGTGGCCTTGGCCAAACGTGCCTCCACCCGCGAATTGGGCAGCCGCTGTGCTGACCCCGCAGGCGCTGAACTGGAGCAACAGCTGTCCATGGCGGTCAATCAGCTGGGCGTGGGACCTCAAGGTCTGGGCGGCGACTCGACCGCTTTTGCGGTGCACATTGAGTTGGCGGCGACTCATATCACCATGAACCCGATTGCCGTGAACATGCAGTGCCATTCGGCGCGGCGGGCACGGGCGAGCTTCACGCCAGCTGGCGTGCGCTATGGCTTCTGA
- a CDS encoding fumarate hydratase C-terminal domain-containing protein — MAHHELTTPVTEAQVRALRVNDTVTLQQTLYGIRDATQIHMFDRGRSTRFDLSGHAVIHTAPNVRKVTPDATYPAGYQAICIGTTTSDRMERFTRPLMTQNGVRLIVGKGGLREDSSQAFRDIGGAYLAIVGGTAALETTWITQIEDVDMDDLNPESLWKFRIHNFGPLLVAMDSHGGSLYSVVKDEAQARRAQVLASLGVKA; from the coding sequence ATGGCACACCATGAACTGACCACACCCGTGACCGAAGCCCAAGTTCGGGCCTTACGGGTCAACGATACCGTCACATTGCAGCAAACGCTCTATGGCATCCGCGACGCCACCCAAATTCACATGTTCGACCGTGGACGATCCACCCGCTTTGATTTGAGCGGTCACGCCGTCATCCACACCGCGCCGAATGTTCGCAAGGTCACACCCGACGCCACTTACCCGGCTGGCTACCAAGCCATTTGCATCGGCACCACCACGTCCGACCGAATGGAGCGCTTCACCCGTCCGCTGATGACCCAAAACGGCGTGCGCCTGATCGTGGGCAAAGGCGGTTTGCGAGAGGATTCGTCACAGGCCTTCCGCGACATCGGAGGCGCTTATTTGGCCATCGTCGGGGGCACCGCGGCCCTTGAGACCACCTGGATCACCCAAATCGAAGACGTCGACATGGATGACCTCAATCCCGAATCGCTCTGGAAGTTCCGCATCCATAACTTTGGCCCCCTGCTGGTGGCCATGGACAGCCATGGGGGCAGCCTCTACAGCGTCGTCAAAGACGAGGCACAGGCGCGACGCGCCCAAGTGCTGGCCAGCTTGGGCGTCAAAGCATGA
- a CDS encoding L-aspartate oxidase codes for MNASTPMNIQRIQTDILILGSGGAGLFAALHAQQTAPDLKVTVAVKGLLGKSGCTRMVQGGYNVALAPGDSVERHFMDTIEGSKWLADQDLAWTLVTKAVERIHELENELGCFFDRNPDGTVHQKAFAGQTFDRTVHKGDLTGIEIINRLAEQVWARGIDRLEEHRAIELIRTADGSALAGVLMINMRDGSFVFVQTQAVLLATGGGPTMYKYHTPSGDKSCDGLAMALRAGLAVRDMEMVQFHPTGLLAGSGTRMTGTVLEEGLRGAGGYLLNGDKQRFMDRYDAREERATRDIVSRAIFSEMRDGRLSPNGGVYIQMSHLGPEKVRQQFKGMVERCGDCGFDLAGGLVEVVPTAHYMMGGVVFNADCTTGLVGLFAAGEDTGGVHGANRLGGNGVANSTVFGGIAGDSMAAWVKAQGAWRAPDEEAIARSVAWHEMPLALGAPDPRTSLGSGGGLSGLESIREALFECMWTDVGILRTGDGLQRALVTLAELDERLAQTGVADGDRAFNLSWHDWINLKNLISVSRVIATSALAREDSRGAHFREDHPQTGDLPGSTFIVVTQTGTRLDMRREPVVFSKVRPGQTVLEDTIATTQ; via the coding sequence ATGAACGCGTCTACCCCCATGAACATCCAACGCATTCAAACCGACATCCTGATTCTGGGTTCGGGTGGGGCGGGACTTTTTGCGGCCTTGCACGCGCAGCAGACTGCGCCAGATCTGAAGGTGACCGTCGCGGTCAAGGGCTTGCTGGGCAAGTCAGGGTGTACGCGCATGGTTCAAGGGGGCTACAACGTGGCGCTGGCGCCGGGCGACTCGGTCGAGCGCCACTTCATGGACACCATCGAAGGCAGCAAATGGCTGGCCGACCAAGACCTGGCTTGGACGCTGGTGACGAAGGCGGTGGAGCGCATCCACGAGCTGGAAAACGAGCTGGGTTGTTTTTTCGATCGCAACCCAGATGGCACCGTGCACCAGAAGGCCTTTGCGGGACAAACCTTTGACCGCACGGTTCACAAGGGCGACCTGACCGGTATTGAAATCATCAACCGCCTGGCCGAGCAAGTCTGGGCCCGTGGCATTGACCGACTGGAAGAGCACCGTGCCATCGAACTCATTCGGACGGCCGACGGCAGTGCTTTGGCGGGCGTGCTGATGATCAATATGCGCGACGGCTCGTTTGTGTTCGTGCAGACCCAGGCTGTTTTGCTGGCCACCGGTGGCGGCCCGACCATGTACAAATACCACACGCCATCGGGCGATAAAAGCTGCGATGGACTGGCCATGGCACTGCGCGCGGGCCTTGCGGTGCGAGACATGGAAATGGTGCAATTCCACCCCACGGGTTTGCTCGCTGGCAGTGGCACACGCATGACCGGCACCGTACTCGAAGAAGGCCTGCGAGGCGCCGGCGGCTACCTGCTCAACGGCGACAAGCAGCGCTTCATGGACCGCTACGATGCACGCGAGGAACGGGCCACGCGGGACATTGTTTCCCGCGCCATCTTCTCTGAAATGCGCGATGGTCGCCTCTCACCCAACGGTGGCGTGTACATCCAGATGTCGCACCTGGGTCCTGAGAAAGTGCGTCAGCAATTCAAAGGCATGGTCGAGCGCTGCGGCGATTGCGGCTTTGATCTGGCTGGCGGTTTGGTCGAGGTGGTGCCCACTGCCCACTACATGATGGGTGGCGTGGTGTTTAACGCCGATTGCACGACGGGCCTCGTGGGTCTGTTTGCCGCTGGCGAAGACACTGGGGGCGTGCATGGCGCCAACCGGCTGGGTGGCAACGGCGTGGCCAATTCGACCGTGTTTGGTGGGATTGCTGGCGACAGCATGGCCGCTTGGGTCAAAGCCCAAGGTGCATGGCGTGCGCCGGATGAAGAAGCCATCGCACGCAGCGTGGCCTGGCATGAGATGCCCCTGGCACTGGGCGCTCCTGATCCACGCACTTCGCTGGGGTCCGGCGGCGGGTTGAGTGGACTTGAAAGCATCCGTGAAGCGCTGTTTGAGTGCATGTGGACCGATGTGGGCATCTTGCGCACGGGTGATGGTCTGCAGCGGGCGCTGGTCACTCTGGCTGAATTGGATGAGCGTTTGGCCCAAACCGGTGTGGCCGATGGTGACCGCGCCTTCAACTTGAGCTGGCACGACTGGATCAACCTTAAAAATCTGATTTCGGTGAGCCGTGTGATTGCCACTTCGGCGCTGGCACGCGAGGACTCACGCGGGGCCCACTTTCGTGAAGATCACCCCCAGACCGGCGACTTGCCGGGTTCCACTTTCATTGTGGTGACCCAAACAGGTACAAGGCTGGACATGCGGCGCGAGCCGGTGGTGTTTTCCAAAGTTCGACCAGGGCAGACTGTTCTTGAAGATACCATTGCAACAACACAATAA
- a CDS encoding sulfite exporter TauE/SafE family protein — translation MLDYPWPTLLATVFIVLLAYSVYGLTGFGAAIVGIPLLAHFYPLRFAVPMMLVLDLCAGLMFGLRDRQQVSRTELLWMAPFVLMGMGMGIVLLIHVNERWLLMLLGSFVLFYALRKLLNKNTPQAISKHWALPAGVIGGSLTSMFGTGGPIYVLYLAGRITDVSVLRASLGILIFSTALVRLGLFTASGFYMQPSLLPLAFALAPLGFLGYWLGSRLHTRLPPQRASQAVWLLLIGGGASLLWRSIRM, via the coding sequence ATGCTTGATTATCCTTGGCCCACATTGCTGGCAACGGTGTTCATTGTGTTGCTCGCTTACTCGGTTTACGGGCTCACCGGATTCGGCGCGGCCATTGTGGGCATCCCTTTGTTGGCGCACTTTTATCCGCTGCGTTTTGCTGTGCCCATGATGCTCGTGCTCGACCTCTGCGCGGGTCTGATGTTTGGTTTGCGCGATCGCCAGCAAGTCAGTCGCACCGAACTGCTTTGGATGGCCCCTTTTGTGCTGATGGGCATGGGCATGGGTATCGTGTTGCTCATCCATGTCAATGAGCGCTGGTTGCTGATGCTGCTGGGCTCATTTGTGCTGTTTTACGCCTTGCGCAAATTGCTCAACAAAAATACCCCTCAAGCCATCTCCAAACATTGGGCGTTGCCAGCTGGAGTGATTGGCGGTTCATTGACGTCCATGTTTGGCACGGGTGGGCCTATTTATGTCTTGTATCTGGCGGGTCGGATCACGGACGTCAGCGTGCTGCGTGCGTCATTGGGCATTCTGATTTTCAGCACCGCTTTGGTGCGTCTGGGTTTGTTCACTGCCAGCGGCTTTTACATGCAGCCATCGTTGTTGCCACTGGCTTTTGCTTTGGCTCCGCTCGGTTTTCTGGGTTACTGGCTTGGCAGCCGACTGCACACTCGCCTGCCACCCCAACGTGCCTCTCAGGCTGTGTGGCTGCTGCTGATCGGCGGCGGAGCCAGCCTGCTGTGGCGCAGCATCCGCATGTGA